In the genome of Raphanus sativus cultivar WK10039 chromosome 4, ASM80110v3, whole genome shotgun sequence, one region contains:
- the LOC108850974 gene encoding F-box/kelch-repeat protein At3g13680-like, giving the protein MKTIFDLPEDLIVDEILSRVQMTSLRSVRSTCRKWNVLCKNRILFGKAAEAKKRFMMMDSRICLANFDVSKDRPSIKKVKVLDQIEISKVFQCNGLLLCVLKDCSRLLVWNPYLGQTRWIEPRHSFQRDDRFAIGHDSNNLNHKILRIFEIDLVADRLVFGFELYEFSSSSWKVLDDVAPQWEILSDVRSVSLKGNAYFTAHKNTSEEWTERRRVLCFDLTTERFGPLLPLPFQYERGGLFTSLSVFREEQLAVSYQHRVSRGTVEIIVTDKIGPDVVSWTKFFKLVTNYCLRPYSGSFFTDEEKKLAVFFVLDSCCYQTAHVIGQDGYFKSVRIREAPYLENDFYPRIRYCEPLVCASYLPSLVQLQTNQPNVLMERM; this is encoded by the coding sequence atgaaaacaatttTCGATCTTCCAGAAGATTTGATAGTAGATGAGATACTTTCTAGGGTGCAGATGACATCACTGAGATCAGTGCGGTCTACATGCAGAAAGTGGAACGTTTTATGTAAAAATCGGATCCTTTTTGGTAAAGCAGCAGAAGCAAAGAAGCGGTTCATGatgatggactcgaggatttgtTTAGCGAACTTCGACGTCAGCAAAGACCGTCCATctataaaaaaagtaaaagtactCGATCAAATCGAGATATCTAAGGTGTTTCAGTGTAATGGCTTGTTGCTATGCGTCCTTAAGGACTGCTCTAGGCTCTTGGTATGGAATCCTTATTTAGGGCAAACGAGGTGGATCGAACCCAGACACAGTTTCCAACGCGATGACAGGTTTGCTATCGGACACGACAGCAACAACCTTAACCACAAGATCCTGAGGATATTCGAGATTGATCTAGTTGCAGATAGACTCGTTTTCGGGTTCGAACTCTACGAGTTTAGCTCGAGTTCTTGGAAGGTTCTTGATGATGTCGCTCCCCAGTGGGAGATATTGTCTGATGTACGCAGCGTCTCTTTAAAAGGAAACGCTTATTTTACTGCACATAAGAACACAAGTGAAGAATGGACAGAGAGACGAAGAGTCCTTTGTTTTGATTTAACAACAGAGAGGTTTGGACCGCTTCTGCCACTACCGTTTCAGTATGAACGAGGAGGCTTATTCACGTCTCTATCTGTTTTTAGAGAGGAGCAGCTCGCCGTGTCTTATCAACACCGGGTGTCACGTGGGACGGTCGAGATTATTGTGACGGATAAGATTGGTCCTGATGTTGTGTCTTGGACAAAGTTTTTTAAACTCGTCACTAACTATTGTTTGCGACCTTATTCCGGTAGCTTTTTCACTGACGAGGAGAAGAAACTTGCTGTGTTTTTCGTTCTAGATTCATGTTGTTACCAAACTGCTCACGTCATCGGACAAGATGGATACTTCAAATCTGTGAGAATCCGAGAAGCTCCCTATCTCGAGAATGATTTTTATCCTCGTATAAGATATTGTGAGCCACTGGTGTGCGCTTCATATCTTCCAAGCTTAGTGCAACTGCAAACCAACCAACCAAACGTGCTAATGGAAAGAATGTGA
- the LOC108851884 gene encoding probable 2-oxoglutarate-dependent dioxygenase SLC1 — translation MSPSMIAPVVEEKNKIYQKGVKHLCDNGLTKVPTKYIWPESDRPIFTKSEKLIKPKQNLKLPIIDFAELLGPNRPHVLRTIAEGCETYGFFQVVNHGMEGDVSKNMIEVCKKFFELPYEERSKYMSSDMSAPVRYGTSFNQNKDNVFCWRDFLKLFAHPLPDYLPYWPSSPSDFRSLAATYAKETKDMFEMMVKAIMESLEIDGDGNEAAKELKEGSQMVVVNCYPPCPEPELTLGMPPHSDYGFLTLLLQDDVEGLQILYRDEWVTIDPIPGSFVINVGDHLEIFSNGRYKSVLHRVLVNSTKPRISVASLHSFPLTSVVKPSPKLIDEYNQPQYMDTDFATFLQYISTREPKWKNFLESRKIHHKK, via the exons ATGTCGCCGTCGATGATAGCTCCAGTGGTAGAAGAGAAGAACAAGATATACCAAAAAGGCGTGAAACATCTTTGTGACAATGGTCTGACCAAAGTGCCAACCAAATATATATGGCCTGAATCTGACCGACCCATATTTACAAAATCCGAAAAGCTCATCAAACCAAAGCAAAACCTAAAGCTTCCCATCATAGATTTCGCTGAGCTCCTTGGACCCAACCGGCCTCATGTCCTACGAACCATAGCCGAGGGCTGTGAAACCTACGGATTCTTCCAG GTGGTAAATCATGGAATGGAGGGAGATGTGAGCAAGAACATGATAGAAGTGTGTAAGAAATTCTTTGAGCTTCCGTACGAGGAGAGATCAAAGTACATGTCGTCAGACATGTCGGCTCCAGTACGGTACGGTACCAGTTTCAACCAGAACAAAGACAATGTCTTTTGTTGGAGAGACTTCTTGAAGCTCTTTGCACATCCTCTTCCTGATTATCTTCCTTATTGGCCTTCTTCTCCATCCGATTTCAG gAGTTTGGCGGCTACCTACGCGAAAGAGACGAAGGACATGTTCGAGATGATGGTGAAAGCAATCATGGAGAGCCTTGAGATAGACGGTGACGGCAACGAGGCAGCGAAGGAGTTGAAAGAAGGTAGTCAGATGGTGGTGGTGAACTGTTATCCACCGTGCCCAGAGCCGGAGCTGACGCTGGGGATGCCACCTCACTCCGATTACGGCTTCTTGACACTTCTTCTTCAAGACGACGTTGAAGGGCTTCAGATTCTGTACCGTGACGAATGGGTCACTATTGATCCCATCCCTGGCTCTTTTGTCATCAACGTTGGCGACCATCTCGAG ATATTTAGCAATGGGAGGTACAAAAGCGTGTTACATAGGGTATTGGTGAATTCCACAAAGCCTAGGATATCGGTGGCATCACTGCATAGCTTCCCTTTGACTTCTGTTGTGAAGCCATCGCCAAAACTCATTGACGAATATAATCAACCGCAGTACATGGACACTGACTTTGCCACTTTTCTTCAGTATATATCTACTCGTGAACCCAAGTGGAAGAATTTTCTTGAATCACGCAAGATTCACCATAAAAAATGA
- the LOC108855414 gene encoding uncharacterized protein LOC108855414, with the protein MKEEFAPGGGGISSVKRMALDGDGGERSRRISCKRIKTTLVNGFIVYTRTRRTKLNNTVVESSASLNESKPSVTESYCVKNTVVESPVERTAAEERLVTGSLAETNIAESSCVKNSVVESSVERTAKDERLVTAILAETNISESSCVKNTVVESFVERSAKEERSVTGSLAEIMAGDKFREVDSTASGSSCTLFDVVIDDIQFEELLHEAVPVEILPEGSLDFEVAKDRTMGNPYLAWKANRNGSFKRTKQIYKSFSRLKKVNKLVPKDAEVLAESELDSEGLDEQNRSMSLAGIPTVVRKRPDTVRELFETGILDGVSVVYTGTAQSQGFGLRGIITDGGILCSCSSCDWSNVVTTSQFEIHANKQYKRASQYICFENGKSLLDVLKICRNAPLHSLRAKILDAVDSASKEKCFTCKRCKGVGHFSSFGHRGLLCLSCSEIENSQTSPTAKRTPTSAPACITSLAKSKWKITRKRSESTLKSPLSISPLGNSTQEITRKALRQALVGKALSASTNIASHNNCRSEFKMLAQHSVTPKALKSVPLSASSKKRSCRTTRRDQGLHKLVFEREGLPDGTELGYYARGQKLLGGHKMGAGIYCYCCKCEVSPSVFEAHAGWTSRRKPYFYIYTSNGVSLHEWAMTFSQGRKYSANENDDLCVICADGGNLLRCDSCPRAFHIECVSLPSIPRGNWHCKYCEKNSKSETVGEYNVNASAPGQLEGVDHAEQLAGRCIRVVKNMEAETNGCVLCSGSDFCRSGFGPRTIIICDQCEKEYHIGCLSSHNIVDLKELPKGNWFCSMDCTRINSTLQKLLLGEAENLSDSSLEIIRMKQGRTDVDSVSHLDIRWRLISGKVTSPESRMLLSQALAIFHDCFDPIVDPVSGRNLIPRMVYGKSMQGQDYGGICCAVLTVNETVVSAGLVRVFGREVAELPLVATRICSREKGYFQLLFSCVEKLLSFLNVESIMVPAAEEAEPFWINKFGFRKLAPEQLSKYVKVSYQMVRFKGASMLQKPVRSHQITDKKTEAEDNFDLKQPKESLKMDERVDE; encoded by the exons ATGAAGGAAGAGTTCGCGCCCGGCGGTGGCGGGATCAGTTCGGTTAAACGGATGGCCTTAGACGGCGACGGCGGCGAGAGGAGTAGGAGGATTAGCTGTAAGCGAATCAAAACGACTCTGGTCAATGGTTTCATCGTTTACACCAGAACGAGGAGGACTAAACTTAACAATACTGTTGTTGAGAGCTCGGCTAGTCTTAATGAGTCGAAACCTAGCGTCACTGAGAGTTATTGCGTTAAGAATACTGTTGTTGAGAGCCCTGTGGAGAGAACTGCTGCGGAAGAGCGCTTAGTTACTGGCAGCTTAGCTGAAACTAACATTGCTGAGAGTTCTTGCGTTAAGAATAGTGTTGTTGAGAGCTCTGTGGAGAGAACTGCTAAGGATGAGCGCTTAGTTACTGCCATCTTAGCTGAAACTAACATAAGTGAGAGTTCTTGCGTTAAGAATACAGTTGTTGAGAGCTTTGTGGAGAGAAGTGCTAAGGAAGAGCGCTCAGTTACTGGCAGCTTAGCTGAGATTATGGCGGGGGATAAGTTCAGAGAAGTGGATAGTACTGCGAGTGGCAGTAGTTGTACATTATTTGATGTTGTGATTGATGATATACAGTTTGAAGAATTGTTACATGAAGCTGTTCCGGTAGAGATTCTTCCGGAAGGGAGTTTGGATTTTGAGGTGGCGAAAGACAGAACCATGGGAAACCCTTATTTGGCGTGGAAGGCGAATAGAAATGGATCTTTTAAGCGTACGAAACAGATTTATAAATCGTTTTCGAGACTGAAGAAGGTTAACAAGTTAGTGCCTAAGGATGCAGAGGTTCTGGCAGAGTCAGAATTGGATAGTGAGGGGTTGGATGAGCAGAATCGTTCTATGAGTCTGGCTGGTATACCCACTGTAGTCCGCAAAAGGCCAGATACAGTGAGGGAACTTTTTGAGACTGGTATACTTGATGGTGTGTCGGTGGTTTATACGGGTACTGCTCAG tcTCAAGGCTTTGGTCTACGTGGCATCATTACAGATGGTGGAATTTTGTGTTCGTGTTCCTCCTGTGATTGGTCTAAT GTCGTTACAACTTCCCAATTTGAGATTCATGCTAATAAGCAATACAAACGAGCATCACAATATATTTGCTTTGAGAATGGTAAGAGCCTGCTAGATGTTCTGAAGATTTGTAGGAACGCTCCTCTACATTCTCTTCGAGCAAAAATTCTTGATGCTGTTGATAGTGCGTCTAAAGAAAAATGCTTCACCTGTAAAAGATGCAAAG GCGTGGGCCATTTTTCCTCTTTTGGCCATAGAGGGTTACTGTGTTTGTCATGCTCAGAGATAGAAAATTCTCAGACCAGCCCTACTGCTAAAAGGACCCCAACTAGTGCGCCTGCGTGCATAACATCTCTGGCTAAGAGCAAATGGAAGATAACAAGAAA ACGATCAGAATCCACATTGAAGTCGCCTCTATCTATATCACCACTGGGAAATAGCACTCAGGAGATCACAAGAAA GGCATTACGTCAAGCATTGGTTGGAAAGGCGCTCAGTGCTTCTACAAATATAGCTTCACATAATAATTGCAGATCTGAATTTAAGAT GTTAGCCCAACATTCTGTGACCCCCAAGGCTTTAAAAAGCGTGCCCCTTTCTGCTTCTTCAAAAAAGAGGAGTTGTAGAACAACGAGAAG GGATCAAGGATTGCATAAGTTAGTGTTTGAGAGAGAGGGATTACCAGATGGGACTGAACTAGGATACTATGCCCGCGGACAG AAATTGCTTGGAGGCCACAAAATGGGTGCCGGAATTTACTGTTACTGCTGCAAGTGTGAG GTGAGCCCATCCGTGTTCGAAGCTCATGCAGGCTGGACATCTCGCAGAAAACC ttatttttacatatatacatCTAATGGTGTGTCGCTTCACGAATGGGCAATGACTTTCTCACAAGGCCGGAAATATTCTGCTAATGAAAATGACGACTTGTGTGTCATTTGTGCTGATGGTGGAAATCTTCTGCGCTGCGATAGTTGTCCAAGAGCCTTCCACATAG AATGTGTTTCCCTTCCAAGTATTCCTCGTGGTAACTGGCATTGCAAATACTGCGAGAAAAATTCCAAGAGCGAGACTGTTGGAGAGTACAATGTTAATGCATCTGCACCTGGTCAACTAGAAGGAGTTGATCATGCTGAGCAGTTAGCTGGACGATGCATTCGAGTTGTCAAGAACATGGAAGCTGAAACAAATGGGTGTGTACTATGCAG TGGTTCTGATTTCTGCAGATCCGGATTCGGGCCACGGACAATCATTATATGTGATCAG TGTGAAAAGGAGTACCACATTGGATGTCTGAGTAGTCACAACATTGTGGATTTAAAG GAATTACCTAAAGGAAATTGGTTTTGCTCTATGGACTGTACGAGGATCAACTCCACTTTGCAGAAGTTACTGCTTGGTGAGGCGGAGAATCTTTCAGATTCGTCTCTGGAAATAATACGCATGAAGCAAGGAAGAACTGATGTTGATTCCGTCAGTCATCTAGACATCAGATGGAGACTGATCAGCGGCAAAGTTACTTCTCCTGAAAGCCGGATGTTACTGTCTCAGGCATTGGCTATTTTTCAT GATTGCTTTGATCCTATAGTTGATCCAGTTTCTGGACGTAATCTTATTCCAAGAATGGTTTACGG GAAGAGTATGCAAGGACAAGACTACGGGGGAATCTGCTGTGCTGTTTTGACTGTGAA TGAAACTGTTGTCTCTGCTGGACTAGTACGAGTATTTGGACGAGAGGTTGCAGAACTTCCACTAGTTGCAACACGCATCTGCAGCCGAGAGAAG GGCTACTTTCAGTTGCTATTTTCCTGCGTTGAGAAGCTACTCTCGTTCCTGAATGTCGAAAGCATCATGGTTCCAGCAGCTGAAGAGGCAGAGCCCTTCTGGATTAACAAATTTGGGTTCAGAAAACTCGCACCTGAACAG CTCAGCAAGTATGTAAAGGTGAGCTACCAAATGGTGAGGTTCAAAGGAGCATCCATGCTGCAGAAACCGGTTCGTTCGCACCAGATCACTGACAAGAAAACCGAGGCGGAAGACAATTTTGATTTGAAACAACCTAAGGAGTCGTTAAAGATGGATGAAAGAGTGGATGAGTGA